From one Magnolia sinica isolate HGM2019 chromosome 18, MsV1, whole genome shotgun sequence genomic stretch:
- the LOC131233929 gene encoding uncharacterized protein LOC131233929, translating to MRPKGAGSEWLGDNFSAILEASTSDPSFNVSKSSKEQVPLTKTWHPFNQNASCDRNFIPLNSWMEDRTIFYPSTTKVFSSGHVFGPPARGSSSIDRPIDACNNNIDSSNGKASTVQLHAGHNDGYAGTSGIDNDLKLNGNLLVGSSQMKYDVPLNLKLFPSWRPCLQTDKSELAQWKIQKALNYIPGSAGQCDLAGSPSEAFNQINPPVDFPCWKGAPAPASQHSPFFETDECSVFNQQNQTTPINVDVAEVAFSPKPYGSSLYHETGSVKDAFSSFSSQPPTVVGCMCTERLSTDAYITGSDCSKVGNESRTRNFNGMQESGNNHVLLLDPNPKTFDRMPLSHEEDTIASVTQPALEARVADPRKDFDGAAHDVSSDFFSHASVSTGIARMLGASDSSSEPFLPRLDAQVLVKMIHNLSQLLVSNHYCDENALEECDYEVLQLAIRNLDAWSTKKVGLMRSMLDSNHELGSSYFLSKSTEASKGTALGRSPDTGIEANSIPGADMGFKKDDGMAQAFKKALKESPCEQGEKLAQTLLFKDLWIEAEAALCSMKYELRLARMNIEMEKNKQEAAEDKDSHTTLKVTCKSRDLEKSSSLNANDGSSSHDASLLKPKQSSTENVHDVRQSSCEKSQDMNPSDMNGPKEDDEASVMARFQVLQNLLKIRADNKAVQQQLPDSMIDIGVSMEIQDTEPELHVEHEDHPTKLIDLGSVETRKTQPFLRDQLEDGSLEVTDTVNSAPEIGLGSDALEQPEMTRECDVSDDGIAAQLYTRAWVHTHLPSNACDSPSSDWEHVLKEELPW from the exons ATGCGGCCAAAAGGTGCTGGTTCAGAATGGTTGGGTGATAATTTCTCAGCAATTTTAGAGGCGAGCACCAGTGATCCTTCTTTTAATGTGTCCAAATCATCAAAGGAACAAGTTCCCCTCACGAAAACCTGGCATCCCTTTAATCAAAATGCTTCATGCGATAGAAACTTTATTCCGCTGAATTCCTGGATGGAAGATCGGACAATTTTCTATCCATCAACAACGAAAGTGTTTTCTTCGGGTCATGTCTTTGGCCCACCAGCCCGTGGCAGTAGCTCCATAGATCGACCCATCGATGCATGTAATAACAACATAGATTCTTCCAATGGAAAGGCATCTACTGTCCAGCTGCATGCTGGGCATAATGATGGTTATGCTGGTACAAGTGGAATCGATAATGACTTGAAGTTGAATGGAAATTTACTTGTTGGTTCCTCTCAAATGAAATATGACGTGCccttaaaccttaaactattcccTTCTTGGAGGCCTTGTTTGCAGACAGACAAATCAGAACTCGCCCAGTGGAAAATTCAGAAAGCTTTAAATTATATACCTGGCTCTGCTGGGCAATGTGATTTGGCTGGAAGTCCTTCTGAGGCATTTAATCAGATTAACCCCCCTGTTGATTTTCCCTGTTGGAAAGGAGCACCGGCACCAGCTTCTCAACATTCTCCATTTTTCGAAACAGATGAATGCAGTGTTTTTAATCAACAGAATCAGACTACTCCTATCAATGTTGATGTTGCAGAAGTGGCCTTCTCTCCAAAACCATATGGAAGTTCCCTATATCATGAGACTGGGTCTGTGAAAGATGCCTTTTCGTCTTTTTCTAGCCAACCTCCTACAGTCGTTGGGTGCATGTGCACTGAACGTTTATCTACTGATGCTTATATAACTGGATCGGATTGTTCGAAGGTTGGCAATGAGAGCAGGACCCGAAATTTCAATGGCATGCAAGAATCAGGAAATAATCACGTGCTTCTCCTTGATCCCAATCCCAAAACTTTTGACAGGATGCCTTTAAGCCATGAAGAAGATACCATTGCTTCTGTTACGCAACCTGCACTAGAGGCTCGTGTTGCAGATCCCAGAAAGGATTTCGACGGTGCTGCTCATGATGTTTCTTCTGATTTCTTTTCTCATGCAAGTGTTTCTACTGGGATTGCTAGAATGCTTGGTGCTTCTGATAGTTCAAGTGAGCCTTTTCTTCCAAGATTAGATGCTCAAGTGCTGGTTAAGATGATTCATAACCTATCGCAATTGCTTGTATCCAATCATTACTGTGATGAAAATGCATTGGAGGAATGCGACTATGAGGTTCTTCAGCTTGCAATCCGCAATCTTGACGCATGGTCCACGAAGAAGGTTGGGTTAATGAGATCAATGCTGGACTCAAATCATGAGTTGGGCAGTTCTTATTTTCTTAGTAAGTCCACCGAGGCCAGCAAG GGCACTGCTCTGGGCAGGTCTCCTGATACAGGGATAGAGGCCAACAGTATTCCAG GTGCTGATATGGGTTTCAAGAAAGATGACGGAATGGCTCAG GCTTTTAAGAAGGCTTTGAAGGAAAGCCCTTGTGAGCAGGGAGAGAAGCTCGCTCAAACTCTATTATTTAAGGATTTATGGATCGAGGCGGAAGCTGCACTATGCTCGATGAAGTATGAACTCCGACTCGCGCGTATGAATATTGAGATGGAGAAAAACAAGCAGGAAGCAGCAGAAG ATAAAGATTCTCACACCACATTGAAGGTGACATGCAAGTCTAGGGATTTGGAGAAATCGTCGAGCTTAAATGCGAATGATGGCAGCAGTAGCCATGATGCATCATTACTGAAGCCTAAACAGAGCTCGACTGAGAATGTTCATGATGTTAGACAGAGCAGCTGTGAGAAATCCCAAGACATGAATCCGTCTGATATGAATGGTCCGAAGGAAGATGATGAGGCTTCTGTTATGGCTAGATTCCAAGTTCTTCAAAACCTTCTTAAAATCCGGGCTGACAATAAAGCTGTGCAACAACAACTTCCAGATTCGATGATTGATATTGGAGTCAGTATGGAAATACAGGATACAGAGCCAGAGCTCCATGTTGAGCATGAAGACCACCCAACAAAGCTCATTGATCTGGGTTCGGTGGAGACAAGGAAAACACAGCCGTTCTTGAGGGACCAACTGGAAGATGGAAGCTTGGAAGTTACCGATACGGTGAACTCTGCCCCAGAAATTGGCTTAGGGTCAGATGCTTTAGAACAGCCTGAAATGACCAGAGAATGCGATGTATCAGATGATGGAATTGCGGCCCAGTTGTATACGCGAGCCTGGGTACATACCCACTTACCCTCTAATGCATGTGATAGCCCAAGCTCGGATTGGGAACATGTACTGAAGGAGGAGCTCCCATGGTAG